One Megalops cyprinoides isolate fMegCyp1 chromosome 23, fMegCyp1.pri, whole genome shotgun sequence genomic region harbors:
- the LOC118770144 gene encoding tetraspanin-8-like yields MVLQCITVSTAHTKIADSNFRLELCEFCCRFIQLTMTNVSASLKWVLIVFNVLFAIAGGVLIMIAMLGHISQGPDGFEQNLSGVIFLYLIGAATMVLSIIGAYGAHKEKKWALIVFFTGLVVGNACLLLLSVTVSVSIPAATQTIENYFYNAIPLDEASQDIQNVVEKLQSELNCCGVFNGYQDWGKHLPQSCLCLSSRPIMDKCEKINGSQFETHEHGSMLSDDSDKLVYKEPCVPFVTNTMRKALNIMLGICFGFAIMAFIGMAMSMTLLCQMRRQRSPVSLSMNPSSPPYEELHNASEN; encoded by the exons ATGGTGTTGCAATGCATTACTGTAAGTACTGCCCACACAAAGATAGCTGATTCGAACTTTCGACTCGAACTGTGCGAGTTTTGTTGCAGGTTCATTCAGCTAACAATGACTAACGTGAGCGCATCCCTGAAATGGGTGTTAATTGTCTTCAATGTCTTGTTTGCG ATTGCAGGAGGGGTCCTAATAATGATCGCGATGCTAGGACATATCAGCCAAGGACCTGACGGG TTTGAACAGAACTTGTCGGGAGTCATATTTCTGTACCTCATCGGAGCTGCCACCATGGTATTGTCGATTATTGGAGCATACGGTGCACATAAGGAGAAGAAGTGGGCATTGATTgtg TTTTTCACAGGGTTGGTAGTGGGGAATGCCTGTCTCCTGCTGCTCTCAgtcactgtgtctgtttcaATACCAGCG gCAACTCAAActattgaaaattatttttataatgccATACCACTGGATGAAGCTAGCCAGGACATCCAAAACGTTGTCGAGAAGTTGCAGTCTGAG CTTAACTGCTGTGGAGTCTTCAATGGCTACCAAGACTGGGGGAAACACCTCCCACAATCATGCCTCTGTCTTTCATCTAGACCTATCATGGATAAATGTGAGAAAATTAATGGCTCACAGTTTGAG ACACATGAACATGGAAGTATGCTTTCTGATGACTCCGACAAGCTGGTGTACAAGGAG CCCTGCGTACCCTTTGTTACCAATACCATGCGAAAAGCATTAAATATAATGCTGGGAATCTGTTTTGGATTCGCTATAATGGCG TTCATTGGGATGGCGATGTCCATGACTTTGCTCTGCCAAATGAGAAGACAGCGCTCACCAGTGAGCCTCAGCATGAATCCCAGCAGTCCTCCGTACGAAGAGCTCCACAACGCAAGCGAAAACTAA